A stretch of the Nicotiana tabacum cultivar K326 chromosome 6, ASM71507v2, whole genome shotgun sequence genome encodes the following:
- the LOC107787737 gene encoding uncharacterized protein LOC107787737 — MNLLLSKRTFVIKKARHVSFCIEPRRFANIPGEKKSTAEEISALLKHKNWNFLLESSEIPQKLSPDVVHSVLDRNKLVVNPKRLLDFFDWSNHKLGVTQHIDSFSILVLTLCNSNNFAPANHVFDEMLQRGYAQMDILSSLVKCFKECDSFSSKPVAFELLIDAYRNKRMLNEAVSAFLGFKDEGFSPSVLCCNTLLNELLKGNKMELFWKVYEGMLEGEMSLDVYTYTNVINAHCKVGNVKDAKRLLRVMEEKGCSPNLVTYNVVIRGLCGTGTVDEALELKGSMEAKGLVPDIYTYSTLIDGFCKKKRPREAKVILVEMTDRNLVPSAYTCGVLINALCNSGDLCQAILVLEKMIAAGVRPNAVIYTPIIKGYVEDGKFDEAKEIVQDMWQKGILPDILCYNTIITGLCKVGKIDEAKMCLVEMERRKLRPNSYTFGAFISWCREAGNMQVAEQYFWEMLDRGVAPNYATFTSIIDGYCKYGNIAQAFSVLNRMLELGRLPNVQLYGILINALAKNGKLPDARNVLSELYNKGLVPDVFTYTSLISGFCKQGNSEEAFLLLDEMCQKGVRPSIVTYNALIGGLCKSGDLSRAREVFDGISGKGLAPNAVTYSTIIDGYSKAGDLTEAFRLSDEMPSQGVQPDAFVYNALLHGCCRAGETEKALSLFHEMVEKRIASTLTFNTLIDGLCKLGRMSEALELVKGMSDRHPPDHVTFTILIDYCCKNGIMKEAEDLFQQMKERKLIPTIVTYTSLIQGYHRLGDKLKVFSLFEEMVARGIEPDEVVYSSMVDALYREGNLHKAFSLWNELLDKGLLKGHVSETLVQSWCEKGEISALLASLNEIGEQGFVPSIAMCSTLAQGLDKAGYSEKLPMALETMVKFSWISNSMTSTDLITRCQMDGHTESVSNPPKQSAFEVALQA, encoded by the coding sequence ATGAATCTACTACTCTCAAAGCGAACCTTTGTAATCAAGAAAGCAAGGCATGTTTCATTTTGTATTGAACCAAGGCGCTTTGCGAACATTCCCGGAGAAAAGAAATCTACTGCAGAAGAAATTTCGGCGCTTCTGAAACATAAAAACTGGAATTTCCTTTTGGAGTCATCGGAAATCCCTCAAAAGCTCAGTCCAGATGTGGTCCACTCCGTGCTTGATCGAAACAAATTGGTTGTTAACCCCAAACGCCTTCTTGACTTCTTCGACTGGTCAAACCACAAACTGGGTGTGACTCAACATATCGATTCTTTCTCTATTCTTGTTTTGACTTTGTGCAATTCAAACAATTTTGCGCCCGCCAACcatgtgtttgatgaaatgcttcAGAGAGGATATGCACAGATGGATATTCTCAGCTCGTTGGTTAAATGTTTTAAGGAATGTGATAGCTTTAGCTCGAAACCCGTGGCATTTGAGTTGCTAATTGACGCTTATAGGAATAAGCGTATGCTAAATGAGGCTGTTTCGGCTTTTTTAGGTTTTAAAGATGAGGGCTTTTCCCCCAGCGTGTTGTGTTGTAATACATTGTTGAATGAACTATTGAAGGGCAATAAAATGGAATTGTTTTGGAAGGTATATGAGGGAATGCTGGAGGGTGAGATGAGTCTTGACGTTTACACCTACACCAATGTGATCAATGCTCATTGCAAGGTTGGCAATGTTAAGGACGCCAAAAGACTTCTTCGTGTTATGGAAGAGAAGGGGTGCAGTCCAAATTTGGTTACGTACAATGTGGTTATCAGAGGCTTGTGCGGGACTGGTACAGTTGACGAAGCATTGGAGCTAAAGGGGTCAATGGAAGCAAagggattggttcccgatatctATACCTACAGCACACTTATTGATGGATTCTGTAAGAAAAAGAGGCCCAGGGAGGCAAAAGTGATTTTGGTTGAGATGACTGACAGAAATTTGGTACCTTCTGCCTATACGTGTGGCGTGCTGATTAATGCTCTATGCAACTCTGGAGATCTCTGTCAAGCGATTCTTGTTTTGGAGAAGATGATTGCAGCTGGAGTGAGACCAAATGCTGTCATCTACACCCCCATCATAAAAGGGTATGTAGAGGATGGTAAGTTTGACGAAGCAAAAGAAATTGTGCAGGATATGTGGCAGAAAGGTATCTTGCCTGATATTTTATGTTATAATACAATTATTACTGGGCTCTGCAAGGTGGGAAAGATAGATGAAGCAAAAATGTGTCTTGTTGAAATGGAGAGGAGAAAATTGAGGCCGAATTCATATACTTTTGGGGCTTTTATTTCTTGGTGTAGAGAGGCAGGGAATATGCAAGTTGCAGAACAGTACTTCTGGGAGATGCTAGATCGTGGTGTAGCGCCTAATTATGCCACTTTTACGTCTATTATTGATGGGTATTGCAAATATGGGAATATAGCGCAAGCATTTTCAGTACTGAATCGCATGCTTGAATTAGGACGACTGCCAAATGTTCAGCTTTATGGTATTCTTATCAATGCTCTCGCAAAGAACGGAAAATTGCCAGATGCCAGGAATGTTTTATCTGAGCTTTATAACAAGGGTCTAGTTCCTGATGTGTTCACTTACACCTCACTCATTTCTGGTTTCTGCAAGCAGGGTAATTCGGAAGAGGCTTTTCTACTACTTGATGAAATGTGTCAGAAGGGTGTTAGGCCAAGCATCGTCACTTATAATGCCTTAATAGGTGGTCTTTGTAAGTCAGGTGACCTTTCGAGAGCTAGGGAAGTGTTTGATGGTATCTCTGGAAAGGGTTTGGCACCAAATGCTGTGACTTATTCCACAATCATTGATGGTTACTCCAAAGCTGGTGATCTAACTGAGGCATTTCGCTTATCGGATGAAATGCCTTCACAGGGTGTTCAACCGGATGCCTTTGTATACAATGCTCTTCTTCATGGATGCTGCAGGGCAGGAGAGACAGAGAAGGCATTGTCATTATTCCATGAAATGGTAGAAAAGAGAATTGCATCTACTCTTACTTTCAACACATTAATCGATGGGTTATGCAAGTTAGGAAGAATGAGTGAAGCACTGGAGTTGGTGAAGGGTATGTCTGATAGGCACCCACCTGATCATGTAACTTTTACCATTTTAATAGATTACTGTTGCAAGAATGGAATTATGAAAGAAGCAGAGGATCTTTTCCAACAAATGAAAGAGAGGAAGCTGATACCAACCATTGTGACTTACACTTCACTCATACAAGGTTATCACAGATTAGGAGACAAATTGAAAGTGTTTTCATTATTTGAGGAGATGGTGGCTAGGGGTATTGAGCCTGATGAAGTAGTCTACAGCTCGATGGTTGATGCACTTTACAGAGAAGGGAATCTACATAAAGCTTTCAGTCTTTGGAATGAACTTTTGGATAAAGGTCTTTTGAAAGGACATGTAAGTGAAACATTAGTGCAGTCCTGGTGTGAGAAGGGAGAAATTTCTGCACTATTGGCATCACTTAATGAAATAGGAGAGCAAGGTTTTGTACCTAGTATTGCTATGTGCAGTACTTTAGCCCAAGGATTAGATAAAGCAGGATATTCTGAAAAATTACCAATGGCTCTGGAGACCATGGTAAAGTTTTCCTGGATCTCTAATTCCATGACTTCAACTGACTTAATCACGCGTTGTCAAATGGATGGGCATACTGAAAGTGTTAGCAACCCTCCAAAGCAATCAGCCTTTGAAGTTGCTCTTCAAGCCTAG